The Saccharothrix variisporea genome has a segment encoding these proteins:
- a CDS encoding carboxyl transferase domain-containing protein gives MFSRIAIVNRGEAAMRLIHAVRDLAAQTGSRIETVALHTDVDSTATFVREADLAHDLGPAANRPYLDLAVLEKALVETGADAAWVGWGFVAEDPAFAELCARIGVTFIGPDPEAMRKLGDKIGAKLIAEEVGVPVAPWSRGAVEDLDAALKAAREVGYPLMLKATAGGGGRGIRVITSEQELVEAFDRTSQEALRAFGSGVMFLERLVTGARHVEVQVIADGQGTAWALGVRDCSVQRRNQKIIEESASPVLSPEQVEDLKGSAERLALAVGYRGACTVEFLYHPGDKQFAFLEVNTRLQVEHPITEITTGFDLVRAQIHVASGGRLEGAKPAEWGHAIEARLNAEDPDRDFAPGPGRIERLELPAGPGIRVDTGVSEGDSIPPDFDSMIAKIIAHGRDRAEALARLRRALAETTVIIEGGATNKSFVLDLLDEPAVLDATADTGWIDRVRAQGGLVSHRHSAVALATAAIEVYEDEEQLARQQLFTTARGGRPHTRHEAGRVLEFTLRGQSYKVHVARIGGHRFRVGVSAANGPVHTADVDVERFDDHTGRIRVNGVRYRVVTGVHNAVHHVEVDGVTHRVSRDEGGVLRSPMPALVVATPLEVGDEVEAGAPVLVLEAMKMETVLRAPFRARLRESAVSVGSQVPAGAPLLRLEPVGDGEDAAPQAAGPAVELDLPAADTRPSADDLRQELRDLLLGFDTEPGGADRLAAAYLDRRAELAERPLADEAGLLRLFADLSELSRNRPVGEEQPDHRVHSPREHFHTYLRSLEPDRAGVSATFRRKLSTALANYGVTDLERTPALEEAVFRIFLAQQRATADANVVAALLRQWLTEAPPAEDDRVTVGLALEHLVAATQVRFPAVSDLARGVVFRWFAQPMLRRSRARVHSEVRKHLIHLDRNPDAADRAERIAVMVASPEPLVRLLGQRIGRPGVDHAPLLEVLARRYYGNDVLTAIRTERVGDCVFVAAENRGTRVVSTAVDFAALPEAVRALDAVAGDEQLVADLYVTWPDGPADHEEMAARLREALAAQPLPAGLDRITTTVAGRRDEAMHHHFTFRPSRPGLAEERLVRGLHPRIAERMQLDRLRDFDLTRLPSLDEEVYLYKCVAKENPSDERLVALAQVRDLTPLRDDDGRIAALPAAEDVLAACLDAIRRARSRHGGGHRPATNRIVLYAWPPTDLASGDLTAVAQRVLPTTTGLDLEEVLFLARRRDESGKLVDIAVRIGDDAGAGVRLSFVKPPTEPVRPLDDYRQNVLRARSRGTVYPYELIDVLTGPDGSFTEYDLVDGHLVAVDRPRGRNTAAIVLGTVTTPTAKHPEGMTRVVLLGDPTKALGALSEPECARVIEALDLAERLKVPVEWFALSAGARISMSSGTENMDWVAAALKRIVEFTQAGGEINVVVAGINVGAQPYWNAEATMLMHTKGILVMTPDSAMVLTGKQSLDFSGGVSAEDNFGIGGYDRVMGPNGQAQYWAPDLRAARDVLMAHYEHSFIAPGETGPRRAPTTDPVDRDVCAFPHSSPDSPFTTVGEIFSVEANPDRKKPFDIRTVMRALSDQDHPVLERWLGMADADTAVVQDVHLGGIPVCLLGIESRAVPRHGFPPTDGPDSYTAGTLFPKSSKKAARAINAASGNRPLVVLANLSGFDGSPESMRELQLEYGAEIGRAIVNFRGPIVFCVISRYHGGAFVVFSKALNPNMTVLAVEGSFASVIGGAPAAAVVFSRDVDGRTANDPRVRKLEALVAESSGAERAALTAELAGTRTSVRAEKLAEVAAEFDRVHSIRRAVEVGSVDAIVPASGLRQQIIEAIERGLLR, from the coding sequence TTGTTCTCCCGAATCGCCATCGTGAACCGGGGCGAAGCCGCCATGCGGCTCATCCACGCCGTCCGCGACCTGGCCGCGCAGACCGGGTCGCGCATCGAAACCGTGGCCCTGCACACCGACGTCGACAGCACGGCCACCTTCGTCCGGGAGGCCGACCTCGCCCACGACCTGGGTCCCGCCGCGAACCGGCCGTACCTGGACCTGGCGGTGCTCGAGAAGGCCCTGGTGGAGACCGGCGCCGACGCGGCCTGGGTCGGCTGGGGCTTCGTCGCCGAGGACCCGGCGTTCGCCGAGCTGTGCGCCCGCATCGGCGTGACCTTCATCGGGCCCGACCCGGAGGCCATGCGCAAGCTGGGCGACAAGATCGGCGCCAAGCTGATCGCCGAGGAGGTCGGCGTCCCGGTCGCACCCTGGTCGCGCGGCGCGGTCGAGGACCTCGACGCCGCGCTCAAGGCCGCGCGCGAGGTCGGCTACCCGCTGATGCTCAAGGCCACCGCGGGCGGCGGCGGCCGGGGCATCCGGGTGATCACCTCCGAGCAGGAGCTGGTGGAGGCGTTCGACCGGACCAGCCAGGAGGCGCTGCGGGCCTTCGGCAGCGGCGTGATGTTCCTGGAGCGCCTGGTCACCGGCGCGCGGCACGTCGAGGTGCAGGTCATCGCGGACGGCCAGGGCACGGCGTGGGCGCTGGGCGTGCGGGACTGCTCGGTGCAGCGGCGCAACCAGAAGATCATCGAGGAGTCCGCCTCGCCGGTGCTCTCCCCCGAGCAGGTCGAGGACCTGAAGGGCTCCGCCGAGCGGCTGGCGCTGGCCGTGGGCTACCGGGGCGCGTGCACGGTCGAGTTCCTGTACCACCCCGGTGACAAGCAGTTCGCGTTCCTGGAGGTCAACACCCGCCTGCAAGTCGAACACCCGATCACCGAGATCACCACCGGGTTCGACCTGGTCCGCGCCCAGATCCACGTCGCCTCCGGCGGCAGGCTCGAAGGCGCGAAGCCGGCCGAGTGGGGTCACGCGATCGAGGCGCGCCTGAACGCCGAGGACCCCGACCGCGACTTCGCGCCCGGCCCCGGCCGCATCGAGCGGCTGGAACTGCCCGCCGGCCCCGGCATCCGCGTGGACACCGGCGTCAGCGAGGGCGACTCGATCCCGCCGGACTTCGACTCGATGATCGCCAAGATCATCGCCCACGGCCGCGACCGCGCCGAGGCGCTGGCCCGGCTGCGCCGCGCGCTGGCCGAGACCACCGTGATCATCGAGGGCGGCGCGACCAACAAGAGCTTCGTGCTGGACCTGCTCGACGAGCCCGCCGTGCTGGACGCGACCGCCGACACCGGCTGGATCGACCGCGTCCGGGCCCAGGGCGGGCTGGTCAGCCACCGGCACTCGGCGGTCGCGCTGGCCACCGCCGCGATCGAGGTCTACGAGGACGAGGAGCAGCTGGCCCGGCAGCAGCTGTTCACCACCGCGCGCGGCGGCCGTCCGCACACCCGGCACGAAGCCGGCCGGGTGCTGGAGTTCACGCTGCGCGGCCAGAGCTACAAGGTGCACGTGGCCCGCATCGGCGGCCACCGGTTCCGCGTGGGCGTGTCGGCGGCGAACGGTCCCGTGCACACCGCGGACGTCGACGTCGAGCGTTTCGACGACCACACCGGCCGCATCCGGGTCAACGGCGTGCGCTACCGCGTGGTCACCGGCGTGCACAACGCGGTCCACCACGTCGAGGTCGACGGCGTCACCCACCGCGTGAGCCGGGACGAGGGCGGCGTGCTGCGCTCCCCCATGCCCGCGCTGGTGGTGGCCACGCCGCTGGAGGTCGGCGACGAGGTCGAGGCCGGCGCGCCGGTCCTGGTCCTGGAAGCCATGAAGATGGAGACGGTGCTGCGCGCGCCGTTCCGCGCCCGGCTGCGCGAGTCCGCCGTGTCGGTGGGCAGCCAGGTCCCGGCCGGCGCCCCGCTGCTGCGGCTGGAGCCCGTGGGCGACGGCGAGGACGCCGCGCCGCAGGCCGCCGGCCCCGCCGTCGAGCTGGACCTGCCCGCCGCGGACACCCGCCCGTCCGCCGACGACCTGCGCCAGGAGCTGCGGGACCTGCTGCTGGGCTTCGACACCGAGCCCGGCGGCGCGGACCGCCTGGCCGCCGCCTACCTGGACCGGCGCGCCGAGCTGGCCGAACGCCCGCTGGCCGACGAGGCCGGGCTGCTGCGGCTGTTCGCCGACCTGTCCGAGCTCAGCCGCAACCGGCCGGTGGGCGAGGAGCAGCCGGACCACCGCGTGCACAGCCCGCGCGAGCACTTCCACACCTACCTGCGCAGCCTGGAGCCCGACCGCGCCGGGGTGTCGGCCACGTTCCGCCGCAAGCTGTCCACGGCGCTGGCCAACTACGGCGTGACCGACCTGGAGCGCACGCCGGCGCTGGAGGAGGCGGTCTTCCGGATCTTCCTGGCCCAGCAGCGCGCCACCGCCGACGCGAACGTCGTGGCCGCGCTGCTGCGCCAGTGGCTGACCGAGGCGCCGCCGGCCGAGGACGACCGGGTCACCGTCGGTCTCGCGCTGGAGCACCTGGTGGCCGCCACGCAGGTGCGGTTCCCGGCGGTGTCGGACCTCGCGCGCGGTGTGGTGTTCCGCTGGTTCGCCCAGCCGATGCTGCGCCGCTCCCGCGCCCGCGTGCACTCCGAGGTGCGCAAGCACCTGATCCACCTGGACCGCAACCCCGACGCCGCCGACCGCGCCGAGCGGATCGCGGTCATGGTCGCGAGCCCCGAGCCGCTGGTGCGGCTGCTGGGCCAGCGCATCGGCCGGCCCGGCGTGGACCACGCGCCGCTGCTGGAGGTCCTGGCCCGCCGGTACTACGGCAACGACGTCCTCACCGCGATCCGCACCGAACGGGTCGGCGACTGCGTCTTCGTCGCCGCCGAGAACCGGGGCACGCGCGTGGTCAGCACCGCCGTGGACTTCGCCGCGCTGCCGGAGGCCGTGCGGGCGCTGGACGCGGTGGCCGGCGACGAGCAGCTGGTCGCCGACCTCTACGTGACCTGGCCGGACGGCCCGGCCGACCACGAGGAGATGGCCGCGCGGCTGCGGGAGGCGCTGGCCGCCCAGCCGCTGCCCGCCGGGCTGGACCGCATCACCACTACGGTGGCGGGCCGGCGCGACGAGGCCATGCACCACCACTTCACCTTCCGCCCGTCCCGGCCCGGCCTGGCCGAGGAACGCCTGGTCCGGGGGCTGCACCCGCGCATCGCCGAGCGGATGCAGCTGGACCGGCTGCGCGACTTCGACCTCACCCGCCTGCCGTCGCTGGACGAAGAGGTCTACCTCTACAAGTGCGTGGCCAAGGAGAACCCGTCCGACGAGCGCCTGGTGGCGCTGGCCCAGGTGCGCGACCTGACGCCCCTGCGCGACGACGACGGCCGGATCGCCGCGCTGCCCGCCGCCGAGGACGTCCTGGCCGCCTGCCTGGACGCCATCCGCCGGGCCCGCAGCCGCCACGGCGGCGGCCACCGGCCCGCGACCAACCGGATCGTGCTCTACGCGTGGCCGCCCACGGACCTCGCCTCGGGCGACCTGACCGCCGTGGCGCAGCGCGTCCTGCCCACCACGACCGGGCTGGACCTGGAAGAGGTGCTGTTCCTGGCCCGCCGCCGCGACGAGAGCGGCAAGCTGGTCGACATCGCCGTGCGCATCGGCGACGACGCCGGCGCGGGTGTGCGGCTGTCGTTCGTCAAGCCGCCGACCGAGCCGGTCCGGCCGCTGGACGACTACCGCCAGAACGTGCTGCGGGCCCGCAGCCGGGGCACGGTCTACCCGTACGAGCTGATCGACGTGCTCACCGGGCCGGACGGGTCGTTCACCGAGTACGACCTGGTCGACGGCCACTTGGTCGCCGTGGACCGGCCGCGCGGGCGCAACACCGCCGCCATCGTCCTGGGCACGGTCACCACGCCCACCGCCAAGCACCCCGAGGGCATGACCCGCGTGGTGCTGCTGGGCGACCCGACCAAGGCGCTGGGCGCGCTGTCCGAGCCGGAGTGCGCGCGGGTCATCGAGGCGCTGGACCTGGCCGAACGGCTGAAGGTCCCGGTCGAGTGGTTCGCGCTGTCCGCCGGCGCCCGCATCTCCATGTCCTCCGGCACGGAGAACATGGACTGGGTCGCGGCGGCGCTCAAGCGGATCGTCGAGTTCACCCAGGCCGGCGGCGAGATCAACGTCGTGGTCGCGGGCATCAACGTCGGCGCCCAGCCGTACTGGAACGCCGAGGCCACGATGCTCATGCACACCAAGGGCATCCTGGTCATGACGCCGGACTCGGCGATGGTGCTGACCGGCAAGCAGTCGCTGGACTTCTCCGGCGGCGTGTCGGCCGAGGACAACTTCGGCATCGGCGGCTACGACCGCGTGATGGGCCCCAACGGTCAGGCGCAGTACTGGGCGCCGGACCTGCGGGCCGCGCGGGACGTGCTCATGGCGCACTACGAGCACAGCTTCATCGCCCCCGGCGAGACCGGCCCGCGCCGCGCGCCCACCACCGACCCGGTGGACCGGGACGTGTGCGCGTTCCCGCACAGCTCGCCGGACAGCCCGTTCACCACGGTGGGCGAGATCTTCTCCGTCGAGGCCAACCCGGACCGCAAGAAGCCGTTCGACATCCGCACGGTCATGCGCGCGCTGTCCGACCAGGACCACCCGGTGCTGGAGCGGTGGCTGGGCATGGCCGACGCGGACACCGCCGTCGTGCAGGACGTGCACCTGGGCGGCATCCCGGTGTGCCTGCTGGGCATCGAGTCGCGGGCGGTGCCCCGGCACGGGTTCCCGCCCACCGACGGCCCCGACTCCTACACCGCGGGCACGCTGTTCCCCAAGTCGTCGAAGAAGGCGGCGCGTGCGATCAACGCGGCCAGCGGCAACCGGCCGCTGGTGGTGCTGGCGAACCTGTCCGGGTTCGACGGCTCGCCGGAGTCGATGCGCGAGCTCCAGCTGGAGTACGGCGCGGAGATCGGCCGGGCGATCGTGAACTTCCGCGGCCCGATCGTGTTCTGCGTGATCTCCCGCTACCACGGCGGCGCGTTCGTGGTGTTCTCCAAGGCGCTCAACCCGAACATGACCGTGCTGGCCGTGGAGGGTTCGTTCGCGTCGGTCATCGGCGGCGCGCCGGCGGCGGCCGTGGTGTTCTCCCGCGACGTCGACGGCCGCACCGCCAACGACCCGCGGGTGCGCAAGCTGGAGGCGCTGGTCGCGGAGTCCTCGGGCGCCGAACGGGCCGCGCTGACCGCCGAGCTGGCCGGGACGCGCACCTCCGTGCGGGCCGAGAAGCTGGCCGAGGTGGCGGCGGAGTTCGACCGGGTGCACAGCATCCGGCGGGCGGTCGAGGTCGGGTCGGTGGACGCCATCGTGCCCGCCTCGGGCCTGCGGCAGCAGATCATCGAGGCGATCGAACGCGGCTTGCTGCGCTAA